A genome region from Paramisgurnus dabryanus chromosome 12, PD_genome_1.1, whole genome shotgun sequence includes the following:
- the LOC135737957 gene encoding trace amine-associated receptor 4-like, protein MSFNETENILLCYPLHPDSCPRAHRLTVVKVAMYAFISLMILMTVFGNLLIIISISHFKQLQSPTHLIVQSLAVCDCLLGSLVMPYSMVRSVEGCWFFGDVICKVHSSLNVTLCFSSLIHLCLISVDRYWAICDPLKYKIRITNNTVTVLITLTWIFSSVYCFSVVFSGVFAVGLEAYILQMSCFGGCVVFFNKEWGLTCVILVFIIPGTIMSSLYIIIFNVVKKHAKVLSEKVSVTTTGVNSQSSAHREKKAAKTLALVMGVFFICWLPFSIASAVYPYFNFVSPADVFEALGWFAYFNSTCNPLIYGFFYPCFQKAFKTLIFTYICGFNHSHTLTFE, encoded by the coding sequence ATGTCTTTCAATGAGACTGAGAATATTCTCCTGTGTTATCCTTTACATCCAGACTCTTGTCCTAGAGCTCACCGTCTCACTGTTGTTAAAGTGGCAATGTACGCTTTCATTTCACTCATGATCCTCATGACAGTTTTTGGGAATCTGCTGAtcatcatctccatctctcacttcaaaCAGCTTCAGTCTCCAACTCATCTGATCGTTCAGTCATTGGCTGTGTGTGACTGTCTACTAGGTTCACTGGTGATGCCCTACAGTATGGTGCGATCTGTCGAGGGCTGCTGGTTTTTTGGAGATGTTATTTGTAAAGTTCATTCTAGCTTGAATGTAACCctctgtttttcttctttaatacatctttgtttaatatctGTTGATAGATACTGGGCAATCTGTGACCCTCTGAAATACAAAATAAGGATCACAAACAACACTGTGACTGTATTAATAACCCTTACATGGATCTTTTCATCTGTGTACTGCTTTTCTGTTGTGTTTTCAGGGGTTTTTGCTGTTGGTCTTGAAGCTTATATATTACAGATGTCTTGTTTTGGTGgctgtgttgtgttttttaacaaagAATGGGGACTAACTTGTGTAATCTTGGTATTTATTATTCCAGGAACTATAATGAGCTCTCTGTATATCATCATATTCAATGTTGTGAAAAAACACGCAAAGGTTTTGTCAGAGAAAGTGTCTGTGACCACCACAGGTGTTAACAGTCAAAGCTCTgcacacagagaaaaaaaagCAGCTAAAACTCTGGCTCTTGTTATGGGCGTTTTCTTTATCTGCTGGCTGCCCTTTTCTATTGCTTCTGCTGTTTACCCTTACTTTAATTTTGTGAGCCCAGCTGATGTTTTTGAGGCATTAGGTTGGTTTGCATATTTTAACTCAACTTGTAATCCTTTGATCTATGGATTTTTCTATCCTTGCTTTCAGAAGGCCTTTAAGACTCTCATATTCACTTATATCTGTGGATTCAATCATTCACATACTCTGACATTTGAATAA